In the Longimicrobiales bacterium genome, one interval contains:
- a CDS encoding CDP-alcohol phosphatidyltransferase family protein translates to MSTNAMRLILWIVTLLRVLLIPLFVYFAVTAQELGRSRLDSDPMRWATLATMVVIGISDLLDGWIARRFDLISDRGSMADSVADKLAQVALVTFFTLNVGPAFTPLPFWFFLVVFGRDLTLVVGVLVLRVRYGPLEVGHRAHGRLTSILFIAVLLWAVLRLPAAGLIPLALATALLSIISGTIYALDGAAQGKAFAMRKREEIRTLRG, encoded by the coding sequence ATGAGTACGAACGCCATGCGCCTGATCTTGTGGATCGTGACTCTGCTACGAGTCCTCCTGATCCCGCTCTTCGTGTATTTCGCGGTGACCGCTCAGGAGTTGGGACGGAGCCGTCTCGATTCTGACCCCATGCGTTGGGCCACGCTCGCTACGATGGTCGTAATCGGAATCTCGGACCTTCTCGACGGCTGGATCGCCCGTCGCTTTGATCTCATCAGCGATCGGGGCTCAATGGCTGACTCCGTTGCAGACAAGCTCGCCCAGGTCGCGCTGGTCACGTTCTTCACATTGAACGTCGGTCCGGCTTTCACCCCTCTCCCGTTCTGGTTTTTTCTCGTGGTGTTCGGTCGAGATCTCACGCTGGTTGTGGGTGTGCTTGTTCTCAGGGTGCGTTATGGCCCCCTGGAAGTAGGTCATCGTGCGCACGGTCGCTTAACGAGCATTCTCTTCATCGCAGTACTGCTTTGGGCGGTGCTGCGTCTTCCCGCCGCAGGGCTCATCCCACTCGCTCTGGCGACGGCGCTGTTGTCGATTATCAGTGGGACGATCTATGCGCTCGATGGAGCCGCGCAGGGAAAGGCTTTTGCGATGCGAAAGAGGGAGGAAATCAGAACCCTTAGGGGCTAA